CCCAGGGCGAGCGTGAGGTCGGCAATCTCGCTGTTCGCGCGGATCTTGTCCGCGCTGGCCGATGCGACGTTCAGGATCTTGCCGCGGATCGGCAGAATCGCCTGGGTCTTGCGGTTGCGCGCCTGTTTGGCGCTGCCGCCGGCGCTGTCGCCTTCCACGATGAAGATTTCGGTTTCCGCGTCGGTTTCCCCGCTGCAGTCGGTCAGCTTGCCGGGCAGGCGCAGTTTCTTGGCGTTGGTCGCGGTCTTGCGTTTGACCTCGCGTTCCTGCTTGCGGCGGAGCCGTTCGTCCATCCGCTCCATCACCGCGCCGAGCAGCGCCTTGCCCCGCTCCATATTGTCAGACAGGAAATGGTCGAAATGGTCGCGCACCGCGTTTTCGACCAGGCGCGCAGCTTCGGGCGAGGTCAGCCGATCCTTGGTCTGGCTCTGAAACTGGGGATCGCGGATGAAGACGCTGAGCATGATTTCCGCGCCGGTCATCACATCGTCGGCGGAGATGTCCTTCGCCTTCTTCTGCCCGACCAGTTCGCCAAATGCGCGCAGGCCCTTGGTCAAGGCAGCGCGCAGACCCTGTTCGTGGGTGCCCCCGTCGGGCGTGGGCACGGTGTTGCAGTACCAGCTGGTCGAACCGTCGGACCACAGGGGCCAGGCGATCGCCCATTCGACGCGCCCCTGATCCTCGGGGAAATCCTGCGTTCCGGCAAAAGGCTGGCTGGTCACGCATTCGCGCTCGCCGACCTGTTCATTCAGGTGATCGGCAAGGCCGCCGGGAAACTTGAAGACCGCCTCTGCCGGCACATCGTCGCTGGTCAGCGACGCCGCGCACTTCCAGCGGATTTCCACCCCGGCGAACAGATAGGCCTTCGACCGCGCCAGTTTGAACAGCCGCTTGGGGCTGAACTGCCGCTCGCCGAAAATCTCGCTGTCGGGCGTGAACGCCACGGTCGTGCCGCGCCGGTTCGGTGTCGGGCCGAGTTCCTGCAAGCCGCCCTGCGTGGCACCACGCGCAAATTCCTGCGCATAGAGCTGCCGATCGCGCGCAACTTCCACCCGCGTATGGCTGGAAAGGGCGTTCACCACCGACACGCCCACGCCGTGAAGGCCGCCGCTGGTGGCATAGGCCTTGCCCGAAAACTTGCCGCCCGAATGGAGCGTGGACAGGATCACTTCGAGAGTGGATTTGCCCGGAAACTTGGGATGTTCGGCGACGGGAATGCCGCGTCCGTTGTCGGCGATCGCCAGGCGATTGCCTTCCTCCAGCGAAACCTCGATCCGCGACGCGTGGCCTGCGACCGCTTCGTCCATCGCGTTGTCGAGAACTTCGGCAGCAAGGTGATGCAGCGCGCGATCGTCGGTTCCGCCGATATACATCCCCGGGCGGCGGCGCACAGGCTCCAGCCCTTCGAGAACTTCGATCGAGGAAGCATCGTAATCGCCGCTGGAAGCAGGCGTGTTGGCAAACAGATCTTCGGACATAGTATGCCTATTGGGGCCAGGCCGGGCTGCGCTCAAGTGGCGACACGCGGTTATCCGACCCTCTCTGGCCGCAGCCCAAACCCGTCAGTAGCGATCCCCGGTTCAGAATCCGCTCGGCGCGGGTGAGACGATCACGACCTGCCCGTCGCGCACTTCGCGCACTTCCATCGCCCGTTCGATCACCCCGTTGCGCTGAAACCGGAAGGGGCCGTCAAGACCCAGGAATCCGCTGCTTTCCCGCAATTGAGAGACCGGGAAGGACCGGCCGACCCGCCAATCCTGCGCCACGCGCAGGGCCAGCAGAACGCTGTCGTATCCGAGGGTGGAGATGCGATAGGGCTGCGACCCAAAACGGTCGCTGTAACTGTCAGAAAACCGCTTGAACCGGGCATCGGACACGGCGGAGAACAATGCGCCGCGCAGGGCCGAAGCACGGGTCACGGCGCTTTCACCGCTCCACAATTCGGTGCCGATGATCTGCGTTGCCCCGGCACCGCGCGGCCGCAGTTCGCCGGCAGCCTGGGTGGCGAGGCGGGCGCCATCGGCGATCAGCACGGTATCGTAACCGCCCGCCTGCTTCAGCCGCTGGGCCGCGCTGACGATTGAGGTGTTGCCGCGCGTATAGCGTTCGGTCGCCACGAGCTGCCCGCCGACACCGCGCACCGCACCGGAAAACGCCAGTTCCGCGCGCCGGCCATATTCACCGTCGGGCACGATCGCCGCAAAGCGCGAGGCACCGCGTTCGCGCGCGAAGCCGACGCTGCGGGTGATCGACTGATCGGGGATATGCCCCATGATGAACACG
The nucleotide sequence above comes from Pelagerythrobacter marensis. Encoded proteins:
- the parE gene encoding DNA topoisomerase IV subunit B, encoding MSEDLFANTPASSGDYDASSIEVLEGLEPVRRRPGMYIGGTDDRALHHLAAEVLDNAMDEAVAGHASRIEVSLEEGNRLAIADNGRGIPVAEHPKFPGKSTLEVILSTLHSGGKFSGKAYATSGGLHGVGVSVVNALSSHTRVEVARDRQLYAQEFARGATQGGLQELGPTPNRRGTTVAFTPDSEIFGERQFSPKRLFKLARSKAYLFAGVEIRWKCAASLTSDDVPAEAVFKFPGGLADHLNEQVGERECVTSQPFAGTQDFPEDQGRVEWAIAWPLWSDGSTSWYCNTVPTPDGGTHEQGLRAALTKGLRAFGELVGQKKAKDISADDVMTGAEIMLSVFIRDPQFQSQTKDRLTSPEAARLVENAVRDHFDHFLSDNMERGKALLGAVMERMDERLRRKQEREVKRKTATNAKKLRLPGKLTDCSGETDAETEIFIVEGDSAGGSAKQARNRKTQAILPIRGKILNVASASADKIRANSEIADLTLALGCGTRKDCDPENLRYDRIVIMTDADVDGAHIATLLMTFFFQEMAEIVRRGHLFLAQPPLYRLTAGKESAYARDDEHRAELEATQFKGKKVEVGRFKGLGEMNPQQLRETTMNPETRSLIRITLPAEHEQRHAVKELVDQLMGRNPEHRFNFIQNRAGEFDRDMIDA
- a CDS encoding penicillin-binding protein activator, whose product is MKRWKLDRRMLIVAGASVVLAGCQIIPKGPTAPPPPAPAPTPDPGPSGLPSDDTRHRVALLVPMSGDNGGVGQSIANATTMALLDTNADNLRITTYDTSSDARGAARRAIADGNRLILGPLLGENVAQIVAEARPADVPLISFSNDTSVAGADVFIMGHIPDQSITRSVGFARERGASRFAAIVPDGEYGRRAELAFSGAVRGVGGQLVATERYTRGNTSIVSAAQRLKQAGGYDTVLIADGARLATQAAGELRPRGAGATQIIGTELWSGESAVTRASALRGALFSAVSDARFKRFSDSYSDRFGSQPYRISTLGYDSVLLALRVAQDWRVGRSFPVSQLRESSGFLGLDGPFRFQRNGVIERAMEVREVRDGQVVIVSPAPSGF